CGattattttgctttgcttcTTGTCACTCCCAGTGATCAGAAGAAGGTGATTTAGTGATGGAGTGTAGTCCAAAATGGAATCGTATTCGAACGAGGTTAGAACGTTTCGAGTGCGGAACTCGAGTAAATGCACACCCCGTTGATCCACCGCCAACCAAAGAGTTTTAGGCCAATTGGAAGTGAATGATTGCTGCAAGGAGTAAGTGGTTGGTTAGATCGATGGTGTTTCTATGATTTATTCGCGCTAGTTCCATCTGTGTACACTTACGTTTACGTCGAACAATGTAGCTTTGTGTAGCGGCCAGCACTGAATCAGATTGAGGAATGCCTGTTTGGCCTCTTCAATGTTCATGCCAATCAGAGATTGGTGATGCATGGCCACGTGGTCTGATTGGACATTAACCAGGATGCGAGGGGGCAGACAATGAGATATCACTTGCCGATAGTCACCCTCCCCAGAGTCGTAGTTCCCTAGCTCAATTTGCGCTCGGAGAGCACATAGCATAACCTGAAATATGGCCCAATTTATTTGGCTCTTAGTTCGCAATTGTTGCGAGATGAAGCGATGTGTGAGGAAACTTACGGCTTCCATGTCAGTGACTGGGAATCGGTCAGATCTGAGATCGCACAAAACTTGATAATAGAGAAGTTCTTTTTCCACAGAATCGGCCAAGTCAATGTAAGTGTCCAGGaaaagatgctttttgaacaagaacaTATGGTGCCGAGATTGCTTTGAGAGTGTTCCACCTGCCGAACGGTATTTTTCCCATTTGGACATTACATCAGCCACTTTCTCATCCGGTAGAAGACTTCGTTCTTGTGTTCCCAGAACCTCGTAGATGGCGTAACCTAAACCGATTGAAATTAGATTAATTCCTTGTGCTTTGAAGGGGCGAATGtttgtcattcatttgaaGACCCCCCGAACATACCCATGGCATGATCCCTCAGTCCGATTTTTGCTTTGACGAGCTTCAGCACTTCGTCTGCCGTAGCGCTTGGATCAAATTCAATGGCATGGAATTGACCATCCATGAAATGGAAGCGAGCGTAAATTGGCCTTCGATTGATGGTGCACAGGATTTCCTGCTTTGAGGGAGGCCATTGACGTCTGCGGGTTCCCAAAGTCTTGTGGAAGCACTTCAATAGGCAAAAAAACCCGGAAAAATTAGTCCATGCATTAAGGCTGTTATATTTCTGAGTTGATCGCTTACCTTCTCGGCAAATCGAGCGTATTTCCCTTCCTCCGTTACAAAATCTGCAGAGCACTTCTTCAAGTGAGCCAGAAGGTATTTCCTGACGATCTTGTCCACGGGGAGAATCACTGAACATGCCAAGGCGACTAATGACCAGTGCCTTAGATTGACCCTTGAATTAGGTTCTGGGTGATCCGTGGTCTGCTTGATCAGTTGAAGAAACAGTTCGTTCACCAAACAATCctttttcattgctttgtcGAGCACAGTTTGGATGAGTAGCACgtgatcttcttcttctctattACAAGGTGGATCGTCTGGAAAGAGAAGCAatgttttcaaactttatcCATGAAAATAACTAAAGAAAGTGGACGCTCTTTACCTTTGTTTGGTTGCAAAAGTCCGGCGTAGGTTAGAATGAGTTGGAAGACCTCGAGAGCTTGAGTTTCATCCTGCTCTACCATTTTAGCAAGAGTTTGGGTCATCCCTCCCTTAGTGAAGGCCCAATAGACGTGGGAATAGCCTTTATAGATTTCACCTTGTTCGTTGGCCAGCGCTTCGGCTCtgtatttctccattttcttgacaCTAAGTCGTCTGAGGGtgcttttaaaaaagttgcctGTTTCATCTGTGGGTTTCTTCAAAAGATCGCTATCCACCAAAGCCCGCCTGCATTGGACCAAATTTTGATGAAGACGCATGCGATCCTCGTTGGTGACTTGTTTGATACGTCGCCTTGGTACATCAGCCTCTCGCACCCAGTTAGCTAAAGCAGGACAATAGCTAGCGACCAAGGAGCCAATTTCAGCCTTGAAGGTTGTTTCAAAGACGTGAACTCTTTGACGTTCTTCGACGGTTTTAACCAGATTTAACGTTACGAAATTGTCGCTGGGATCCAGAAGTAGGGACTCTATATCCGCAAATGGAAATTCAAATAGCACGGCCTTGTCGTCCGGTTTGATTATGAGGAAACTAGCACAATTGATTCCTAACACGATGGAACTCCCGTAAGACCAATAGCCCTTGTAGTTTGCATTGAACATGGTGCATCCGTAGAGAGGATATTGCATGACGCAACTCAAGTACCACACTTTTGCCACGACTTCGGATTTGCCCGCGCCATAATGAAGATGGGCTTCGGATAAAATGGGAATCCATTCTCGGTCCGATAAGAATCGAGCTTGTTTGATGCGTTGAGGCAGGAACAGATCTACATCTGTGTACAATTCCAATCGACCATTTTGAGGTTCTCCCAAGGCCACTTGAGCTTGAAGACCAGCCAACTGAAGGGCCACTTTTTCCGACACTGGAAGTTCGTCACCTTTGACCACGGTATGTACTGCTTGAGCATATAAAAGGCTGACTTCAATGGGATCCGAGGGGATTTCTCGAGTGTTGCAGAAAAGACGTTTCTTGAAGATAAATCTATTCTCGGTTCCGCCCAATTGGCGTCGTTTCAGGGTTTGGGTTTTTGCATTGTGCATTGGACTGGACTTGACATTTTGACTAGGTTTAGGATTTTGTTGACTATTCCTGTAGAAGGATGAACCAAAGTGTAAGGATCGTTTTGAAGAGGAAATGACAATATGGTAACTCACATTTCCCATTGAGATATGATGTCGTAAAGGAATTGATGTTGGGGGATGTGTTCCTCTCCTTCCGGGAGCGATTGGTACAGTGCCCATCCATCCAGATTCAACAGACCTATTTTGTCTGCAATCTTCTGAAGGACCTCCATGGCCGTATCGCATGGATGAACGTCCAGTGCCTTGGTTCGTCcgtccaagaagaaaaaccgACAAACGATTGTTCCTAATCGCTTCATGGCCTAGGGAATGAGAGACATGCAATCAGATGTTGATGGTTTCTATCTCATCTAGGGCTCCAGCTGTGCTAGGTTCGGCCTACAATGTACAAAAGTGGGAACGGCTTACGGTTATTTCCACGGTGGATGGGGGATTCTTTCGTGTGGCCACTTGAACATGCTTGCAGTTATCCAGGCACCACTCGACATATTGATGAATTGGATCCTCAACATCGATGTTCTTCTTCAGGAAACTCACGAAGTATTTGAAGAACGATTTGCTGGGCGGGAAGGCCACAACGACGAGACAAAGTAACAGCCAAAGACGATCGATTTGTTCTTGATTGGGATTGTTGTTGAGCTGTCGGACGCATTGCACGTAAATCTCGTCGCGGAGTTCCTCGCGctcaatgccatttttgatgATGGTTTGAATGAGATTGACATCGGTGTCGTTCTTATAATCTCCACGACTGTACTTGCACAAATCTTTGAAGATGGTGCACGCGATTGAAACGTTTTCAGGATCGAACATGTGAATATGTGAGTTTGGAATTGAGGTGCCTTTGTAATACTTAATCATGTCGGTTTTCTTCAAGAATTCCATGGTTTTGCTCCGCTTCAATGTACCCACAATTGTTCCTTGTGGGGACTTCTCGTGGTCGTTGAAGAAATTCTCGGCGAATTCGAGAAGCTCAAATTCCTCGTCAAGATTCTCTTTTTCCACTTCAGCTTGAATATTTTGCTCCTGGATCTTTTCAAGGCCTCGTTGTACACGTTGCAATTTCCGAGCCTCTCTCTCGGGATCTAGATTGGTACCTTTTCGAGGTGATTGAGGAGCAATTGGCTGCTGAGAATGTTGCGTGGCCATTAAGCCAGTGTGATACATTTTAGGAGCACCTTGGCTCTTCGAGGCCAAATGATTTGGCAGGAAGGAAGTCTGGTAGTCGGAATGCTTCACTGGAACATGCTCTTGAATGGATGGAGCAG
This Tigriopus californicus strain San Diego chromosome 7, Tcal_SD_v2.1, whole genome shotgun sequence DNA region includes the following protein-coding sequences:
- the LOC131884339 gene encoding unconventional myosin-X-like isoform X1, translated to MVLTRQTSASLGSKPEHGVPDMTVISDIDEFGINKNLQIRYQRDEIYTYTGSILVAVNPYKELCIYDSEYVFRYHGQKLGALPPHVFALAESAYKSLQNESINQSLVISGESGAGKTESTKFILEYLCSVTANISTWVQQQILEANTILEAFGNAKTIRNDNSSRFGRFMQVCFDPKYKIRGCVIQDYLLEQSRITTQAGHERNYHIFYQLIAAAQRDKELAQKYFLKSPSEYAYLNQSGCTTLEGVDDAVKFDGLRLAFEVVQIPAPVIDDIFSAVSAILWLGNLEFQDSEDETAALSLKDKDYIETIANLLGLESQDLTQVVLCRQINIRGNVTEIPLKYNEAKENRHAMAKALYSRTFAWLVNHINKCTNPGKDMTQFIGILDIFGFENFQTNSFEQLCINYTNEKLHKFFNHYVFAIEQETYRQEEIKFSHITFTDNTRCLELIEKPPRCVLKLLAEQCHMPGGCDAAYLTNIHAEFDSHRDYVKGDDRRNWDKEFGIKHYAGKVTYTVVGFVDKNRDTQQDVFFDFLEKSSKTFIQEICEYKDLMSKVVQLGSNINKGDGSLSKGTVKRTMTNKAKPTVSDSFRLQLQVLVDVLESTNPWYVRCIKPNMIKGPNNFNEALVLDQLKYLGMLEIIRIRKQGFPIHYSFEDFVFKYKCLMGRKLTLKDATSALKAIMDTQGLPKTEWQIGKTKVFLRTAAHEPLEDRRICLINQSSVVIQKRFKGFKERRKYIEIRQATLKIQESFLAWRSRIIFLKKRRAALVIQSHLRGMFAREVAAALREAKRVEEERRRKEKLEEERRKREGERLLQEAQDSTDDEEKMLDRKMSFACLADMNQSDADKEMKKLSQLADQLNPKLCDGINPDNVDLDQLFNFLSGEVPDSLRSESVVSESITTGSVETGDKTSILDEIDRQMSDLQNEFDQFSIKDDEHAIPSPLPPPLMDDDDDDDPPPPPREHSPPPLPPPMISGTPPTNSMTMGKPSLPEPEGPPPPPPIQNGYAFNTPHLSQEVRNPLKAKLKKPKEPIYESIKPRPEPLGAPAPSIQEHVPVKHSDYQTSFLPNHLASKSQGAPKMYHTGLMATQHSQQPIAPQSPRKGTNLDPEREARKLQRVQRGLEKIQEQNIQAEVEKENLDEEFELLEFAENFFNDHEKSPQGTIVGTLKRSKTMEFLKKTDMIKYYKGTSIPNSHIHMFDPENVSIACTIFKDLCKYSRGDYKNDTDVNLIQTIIKNGIEREELRDEIYVQCVRQLNNNPNQEQIDRLWLLLCLVVVAFPPSKSFFKYFVSFLKKNIDVEDPIHQYVEWCLDNCKHVQVATRKNPPSTVEITAMKRLGTIVCRFFFLDGRTKALDVHPCDTAMEVLQKIADKIGLLNLDGWALYQSLPEGEEHIPQHQFLYDIISQWEMNSQQNPKPSQNVKSSPMHNAKTQTLKRRQLGGTENRFIFKKRLFCNTREIPSDPIEVSLLYAQAVHTVVKGDELPVSEKVALQLAGLQAQVALGEPQNGRLELYTDVDLFLPQRIKQARFLSDREWIPILSEAHLHYGAGKSEVVAKVWYLSCVMQYPLYGCTMFNANYKGYWSYGSSIVLGINCASFLIIKPDDKAVLFEFPFADIESLLLDPSDNFVTLNLVKTVEERQRVHVFETTFKAEIGSLVASYCPALANWVREADVPRRRIKQVTNEDRMRLHQNLVQCRRALVDSDLLKKPTDETGNFFKSTLRRLSVKKMEKYRAEALANEQGEIYKGYSHVYWAFTKGGMTQTLAKMVEQDETQALEVFQLILTYAGLLQPNKDDPPCNREEEDHVLLIQTVLDKAMKKDCLVNELFLQLIKQTTDHPEPNSRVNLRHWSLVALACSVILPVDKIVRKYLLAHLKKCSADFVTEEGKYARFAEKCFHKTLGTRRRQWPPSKQEILCTINRRPIYARFHFMDGQFHAIEFDPSATADEVLKLVKAKIGLRDHAMGYAIYEVLGTQERSLLPDEKVADVMSKWEKYRSAGGTLSKQSRHHMFLFKKHLFLDTYIDLADSVEKELLYYQVLCDLRSDRFPVTDMEAVSFLTHRFISQQLRTKSQINWAIFQVMLCALRAQIELGNYDSGEGDYRQVISHCLPPRILVNVQSDHVAMHHQSLIGMNIEEAKQAFLNLIQCWPLHKATLFDVNQSFTSNWPKTLWLAVDQRGVHLLEFRTRNVLTSFEYDSILDYTPSLNHLLLITGSDKKQSKIIVNTNQAFQISNLIREYIEVVPHNGEGVSPGELMPPNNNVSHQTTLPMQSQPHSSQAMMHHSNQFFGRNDISTVG
- the LOC131884339 gene encoding unconventional myosin-X-like isoform X2; translated protein: MVLTRQTSASLGSKPEHGVPDMTVISDIDEFGINKNLQIRYQRDEIYTYTGSILVAVNPYKELCIYDSEYVFRYHGQKLGALPPHVFALAESAYKSLQNESINQSLVISGESGAGKTESTKFILEYLCSVTANISTWVQQQILEANTILEAFGNAKTIRNDNSSRFGRFMQVCFDPKYKIRGCVIQDYLLEQSRITTQAGHERNYHIFYQLIAAAQRDKELAQKYFLKSPSEYAYLNQSGCTTLEGVDDAVKFDGLRLAFEVVQIPAPVIDDIFSAVSAILWLGNLEFQDSEDETAALSLKDKDYIETIANLLGLESQDLTQVVLCRQINIRGNVTEIPLKYNEAKENRHAMAKALYSRTFAWLVNHINKCTNPGKDMTQFIGILDIFGFENFQTNSFEQLCINYTNEKLHKFFNHYVFAIEQETYRQEEIKFSHITFTDNTRCLELIEKPPRCVLKLLAEQCHMPGGCDAAYLTNIHAEFDSHRDYVKGDDRRNWDKEFGIKHYAGKVTYTVVGFVDKNRDTQQDVFFDFLEKSSKTFIQEICEYKDLMSKVVQLGSNINKGDGSLSKGTVKRTMTNKAKPTVSDSFRLQLQVLVDVLESTNPWYVRCIKPNMIKGPNNFNEALVLDQLKYLGMLEIIRIRKQGFPIHYSFEDFVFKYKCLMGRKLTLKDATSALKAIMDTQGLPKTEWQIGKTKVFLRTAAHEPLEDRRICLINQSSVVIQKRFKGFKERRKYIEIRQATLKIQESFLAWRSRIIFLKKRRAALVIQSHLRGMFAREVAAALREAKRVEEERRRKEKLEEERRKREGERLLQEAQDSTDDEEKMLDRKMSFACLADMNQSDADKEMKKLSQLADQLNPKLCDGINPDNVDLDQLFNFLSGEVPDSLRSESVVSESITTGSVETGDKTSILDEIDRQMSDLQNEFDQFSIKDDEHAIPSPLPPPLMDDDDDDDPPPPPREHSPPPLPPPMISGTPPTNSMTMGKPSLPEPEGPPPPPPIQNGYAFNTPHLSQEVRNPLKAKLKKPKEPIYESIKPRPEPLGAPAPSIQEHVPVKHSDYQTSFLPNHLASKSQGAPKMYHTGLMATQHSQQPIAPQSPRKGTNLDPEREARKLQRVQRGLEKIQEQNIQAEVEKENLDEEFELLEFAENFFNDHEKSPQGTIVGTLKRSKTMEFLKKTDMIKYYKGTSIPNSHIHMFDPENVSIACTIFKDLCKYSRGDYKNDTDVNLIQTIIKNGIEREELRDEIYVQCVRQLNNNPNQEQIDRLWLLLCLVVVAFPPSKSFFKYFVSFLKKNIDVEDPIHQYVEWCLDNCKHVQVATRKNPPSTVEITAMKRLGTIVCRFFFLDGRTKALDVHPCDTAMEVLQKIADKIGLLNLDGWALYQSLPEGEEHIPQHQFLYDIISQWEMNSQQNPKPSQNVKSSPMHNAKTQTLKRRQLGGTENRFIFKKRLFCNTREIPSDPIEVSLLYAQAVHTVVKGDELPVSEKVALQLAGLQAQVALGEPQNGRLELYTDVDLFLPQRIKQARFLSDREWIPILSEAHLHYGAGKSEVVAKVWYLSCVMQYPLYGCTMFNANYKGYWSYGSSIVLGINCASFLIIKPDDKAVLFEFPFADIESLLLDPSDNFVTLNLVKTVEERQRVHVFETTFKAEIGSLVASYCPALANWVREADVPRRRIKQVTNEDRMRLHQNLVQCRRALVDSDLLKKPTDETGNFFKSTLRRLSVKKMEKYRAEALANEQGEIYKGYSHVYWAFTKGGMTQTLAKMVEQDETQALEVFQLILTYAGLLQPNKDDPPCNREEEDHVLLIQTVLDKAMKKDCLVNELFLQLIKQTTDHPEPNSRVNLRHWSLVALACSVILPVDKIVRKYLLAHLKKCSADFVTEEGKYARFAEKCFHKTLGTRRRQWPPSKQEILCTINRRPIYARFHFMDGQFHAIEFDPSATADEVLKLVKAKIGLRDHAMGYAIYEVLGTQERSLLPDEKVADVMSKWEKYRSAGGTLSKQSRHHMFLFKKHLFLDTYIDLADSVEKELLYYQVLCDLRSDRFPVTDMEAVMLCALRAQIELGNYDSGEGDYRQVISHCLPPRILVNVQSDHVAMHHQSLIGMNIEEAKQAFLNLIQCWPLHKATLFDVNQSFTSNWPKTLWLAVDQRGVHLLEFRTRNVLTSFEYDSILDYTPSLNHLLLITGSDKKQSKIIVNTNQAFQISNLIREYIEVVPHNGEGVSPGELMPPNNNVSHQTTLPMQSQPHSSQAMMHHSNQFFGRNDISTVG